The Oscillospiraceae bacterium genomic interval TTTTTATCAATTATATAAATGTTTCGCCGGATTCCTGGGCGGAACGAGCGGTATGCTCGGCCGCGATATCGGCTCACGAAGGCTTGCGGCTTTCGGCGACCGCCGTTTTGCTCTGCGATCGCTCTGAGGTTTGCCGGGAAACCGTAGTATTTGATTGTTCATCCTCGGTTTGTGTTGCCGTATTCAACCTTTCAGACAAGAAAAGGACAATCGTTCCGCAACATGCCGATGATTCCGGAGTCCGCGGCAACATAGGCATATACGAAAAAGCCCCTAAATATTCCATCCGATTGACAGTTTATTCGCCGACCGGTGAAACGGCGGCATATACAGAAAAAAGTATTTATCTTCCGGAAAAGCTGTATTGTGATTTTCCGTTGAAGTCCGATAAAAGCGTAAACATATCCGAAATTTCAGAAGATGACAGGCTCAGCGTTCTGTTATTTTCTCCGTCCAGATTTGCCACAGACGCCGGAAGAATTAAATCGCATTCGCTCCGTCCTCTCGGCATGGATACGGATATTGACTTTATTAGTGTCTCCGGAAAACAGCTTAAAATAGACATTCCTTATGTGCTGGACGGCTTTTTTGCCGTATATGCGGGAATTGTCAACGACGGCAGCTATACCGGAAAAAAACAGAAGATATCGCATATCAAGAGCGGAAAGCCCGTACATGTTATGTTCATTCCGGATAAAAACAGCCGTGAATGCATAACCGAGGTTGCCGTATGTTCTGAGCATTTTGATTCGGAACAGGTTGGCCGGATCATATCGCCGATGCCGATATCGTATATACGAATCAGGCCGCTCAGTTATGAAGAACAGCTTGCGGCTTACGCGGAAAACGACACGGAACACAGGATCATCTGCTGCTCACGCGGAAGCGAGGATAAAAAGCTTGTCTGTATTAACCAGCCTCCAATTTTGCAGAACGGAAATTACGCGGTGCGCAAATCAGACGGCTCGTCCACCGGTGTTCCGAGCCTTTATTATGCCGACACGAGGGACCGTATCATTTACGAGGTTGCGCGACATGCAAAGAGCTTCGGGATTAAAACCGTGCTTGTCGATTTTTCTGCTTTTCCGGTTATGCTGGGATATGAAACGGCTTCGGTGCTTCTTAAAAAATTCGATGTGGATATCGCCGGCAAAGAAGCTCTTACGCCTGAAGAAGCCGACGCTTTAGAAAAGCTGAAATTCCAGATAGTAAATTCATTCATGAGAAAGCTGCGCGATTCTGTCGGGAAAAAGCGGCTTGCCGTACGTTTCGATGCCTCCCGTACCGGAGAGATGGGATTCGATATTCCGTACTGGATCAGAAATTCATTCGCGGATATAATAATTCCGGATGTTCCGCCGGAGCTTGCAGAGGAGGCGCTTTCGGCTTACGGCGCTTATATCAAAGGCACACGCGTCCGGCTGTTCGGATATGCCGATTGCGACAAGCTCGGTAACGATCCTGATCAGCTCACCGGATATTTTGACACGCTTTACCTTTCCGGATGTGAGGGCGTTTTCGTATCCGGCTCCGGCGCATCTTCGCTGCCCGGTTTTCTTTCAAACAAAACCGAGGTAACAAAACGCGCCCGGCTTTGGATTCGACCGCATAGAACCATTTGCGATTTGGTTCCTTTAAAACAAGAAAATAAAGAAAGTAAATAAAGAAAGTAAATAATATAAATGCCAGGCATATATATTGAAACCTACGGCTGTCAGCAAAACGAGGCCGATAGTGAAAAAATTCTCGGCATGGCTGAGAAGATTGGTTATACCGAAGTCGATACAAAGGAAGAGGCCGACCTGATCGTCGTAAACACCTGCGCCGTCCGTGAGCATGCGGAGCTGAAGGCGTTGTCAAATACCGGCCAGCTCAAGCATATAAAAGAGAAAAATCCCGATTTGATTATCGCAGTTTGCGGCTGCATGATCCAGCAGGAGCACCGCAAGGAGGATATAAAGAATAAATATCCCTATGTCGATTTCATTTTCGGAACAAATATGACCGATCGCTTTCCAGATCTACTCGCGGAAGTTAAAAAAAGCCGAAGAAGACGCTTTTTTCTTGAAAACTATTCGGAAAATTCCGGAGCTATAACAGAAGGGATACCGGTAAAGCGGAAAAGCACGTTCAAAGCATGGGTCAGCATAATGTACGGCTGTAATAATTTTTGCAGCTATTGCATTGTACCATATGTACGCGGAAGGGAACGCAGCCGCTCGCCGGAGAGAGTTATTTCTGAAGTGAAAGGGCTTATCGAAAGCGGTTATAGAGATATCACGCTGCTCGGACAGAACGTGAATTCCTACGGAAATGATTTTACCACCGATAAAATCACGTTTGCCGAGCTTTTAAGGCGGATTTCGTCGATTCCCGGCGATTATCAGTTGAGATTTATGACTTCAAATCCCAAAGATGCGACACGTGAGCTTATCGATGTGATGGGATCGTCGGAACACATCGCACCGCATTTTCATCTTCCGCTGCAATCCGGCTCGGATCGTGTGCTTGCCGGGATGAACCGGCGTTATACCAGGGCTCAGTTTTTAACACTGACCGAATATATGCATGAAAAAATACCCGGGCTTTCAATTACCACCGATATAATCGTGGGTTTTCCGGGAGAGACGGAAGAAGATTTTCTCGATACGCTTGATATGCTTGAAAGAATAAGGTTTGACGGTGTGTTTTCGTTTGTATACTCAAGACGAAAAGGAACGCCCGCGTCCGAAATGACAAATCAGATACCGGATGAGATAAAAAAAGAACGCATGGCACGTCTTTTAAAGCTTCAGACGGAGATCCAATCTGATATCAATTCAAAGCTCGTCGGGAAAACGCTCAGATCCCTTGTAGACGGCGTCAGCAAATCATCTCCGGAGCGGCTTTCGGCGCGCAGCTTGTCGGGAAAGCTTATCCATTTCTCCAACACCGCGGAAGCGGAAAAACTCATCGGCAGCTTTGCCGATATAAAAATAACCTCCGCTGAAGCTATAATGCTTTTCGGAGAGCTTGTATGATAAAAAGAAAGGTAAATAAAACAATGGAAATACTTGAACTCGCGTCACAGCTCGGTCTGCTTATTGCCGACAACGAGCTTGTGAAAAATTATGTCGAAGCCAAGAAAGAATACGATACCGATTCGGAGCTTCTGAAGAGCATACGCGAATACAGCGTTCAGAAAACCGCGCTGGATAATGTTCTCAAGGACGAAAATCATGATGAAC includes:
- a CDS encoding YlbF family regulator; protein product: MIKRKVNKTMEILELASQLGLLIADNELVKNYVEAKKEYDTDSELLKSIREYSVQKTALDNVLKDENHDEQLVNAIQKRISALYKEASENETLKEYNDAEQKLNDLLSQVNNTIQSAIFSRYPEMSSGCGGNCSSCGGCH
- the miaB gene encoding tRNA (N6-isopentenyl adenosine(37)-C2)-methylthiotransferase MiaB is translated as MPGIYIETYGCQQNEADSEKILGMAEKIGYTEVDTKEEADLIVVNTCAVREHAELKALSNTGQLKHIKEKNPDLIIAVCGCMIQQEHRKEDIKNKYPYVDFIFGTNMTDRFPDLLAEVKKSRRRRFFLENYSENSGAITEGIPVKRKSTFKAWVSIMYGCNNFCSYCIVPYVRGRERSRSPERVISEVKGLIESGYRDITLLGQNVNSYGNDFTTDKITFAELLRRISSIPGDYQLRFMTSNPKDATRELIDVMGSSEHIAPHFHLPLQSGSDRVLAGMNRRYTRAQFLTLTEYMHEKIPGLSITTDIIVGFPGETEEDFLDTLDMLERIRFDGVFSFVYSRRKGTPASEMTNQIPDEIKKERMARLLKLQTEIQSDINSKLVGKTLRSLVDGVSKSSPERLSARSLSGKLIHFSNTAEAEKLIGSFADIKITSAEAIMLFGELV